A genome region from Clostridium pasteurianum includes the following:
- a CDS encoding DHH family phosphoesterase, giving the protein MEKTGEKLQYFGLKGMYNPFLIEEMDKALLRIAKAINNREKIVLYGYYDVDSIVGMSVMLLVLRYLNADVEYFIPDDFCGSFEVNPHDVNEKIKYFGANLLITIGCGINSKENAILCKKLNIDAIVIDYHESNNENDYAIVVNPNCKQSKYPFNELSISGMVFKVCEAISMYYQMKCVNKYLDLATIGIIHKCNKLYGENKIMSSEGISRIKMTNNHGIKALMKLKSIEAVNVDTVRILSEAVNPRVNAVGKMDNARIIVELFTTGDSYKAEQIAKYLGNEDKLREEFL; this is encoded by the coding sequence ATGGAAAAAACAGGAGAAAAGCTACAATATTTCGGATTAAAGGGAATGTATAATCCATTTTTAATTGAAGAAATGGATAAAGCGTTACTGAGAATAGCTAAGGCTATAAATAATAGAGAAAAAATAGTACTTTATGGTTATTATGATGTAGACAGTATAGTAGGTATGTCTGTTATGCTGTTAGTTTTGAGATACCTTAATGCTGATGTGGAATATTTTATACCGGATGACTTTTGTGGAAGCTTTGAAGTCAATCCGCATGATGTAAATGAAAAAATAAAATATTTTGGAGCAAATTTACTTATAACCATAGGATGTGGCATTAATTCTAAGGAAAATGCTATCTTATGTAAAAAGTTAAATATAGATGCAATTGTTATTGATTATCATGAATCAAATAATGAAAATGATTATGCAATAGTGGTAAATCCAAACTGTAAGCAATCTAAATATCCATTTAATGAGTTGAGTATTAGTGGGATGGTATTTAAGGTATGCGAGGCTATTTCTATGTACTATCAAATGAAGTGTGTTAATAAATATTTAGATCTTGCAACAATAGGCATTATACATAAATGTAATAAATTATATGGCGAAAATAAAATTATGAGTAGTGAAGGTATAAGCAGGATAAAAATGACCAATAATCATGGTATAAAGGCTTTAATGAAACTAAAATCTATTGAAGCCGTTAATGTAGATACTGTAAGGATTTTATCAGAAGCTGTTAATCCTAGGGTAAATGCTGTTGGCAAAATGGATAATGCAAGAATAATAGTTGAATTGTTTACTACAGGTGATAGCTATAAGGCAGAGCAAATAGCTAAGTATTTAGGTAATGAAGATAAGCTAAGAGAAGAATTTTTATAG
- the aspS gene encoding aspartate--tRNA ligase, whose amino-acid sequence MGESLNGLKRTIMCGELRENHIGNKVVVMGWVQRKRNLGGLVFVDLRDREGILQVVFGEEINKDAFLKADLVKSEYCIAVSGDVVKRESPNPHMPTGMVELRGENIKILSESETPPIYIKENLDAAENIRLKYRYLDLRRPDMQRIFKIRHKTTKVIRDFMDEEGFLEMETPVLTKSTPEGARDYLVPSRNFNGKFYALPQSPQLFKQLLMVSGYDKYFQIAKCFRDEDLRANRQPEFTQVDMELSFVEEDDVMALNEKLIKKVFKEIAGVDVKLPIERMTWKTAMEKYGSDKPDLRFGMEINDISEELKNSEFKVFSGAIKDGGSVRAIKAPNSANMPRKKIDKLGEFVKTYKAKGLAWIALKEDGVKSPIAKFLKEEELNAIIDKVQGKTGDLILIVADKDSVVFQALGALRVELAKELELLKDNKEFRFVWVTEFPLLSYNEEEGRFQAEHHPFTMPMDEDIQYLDSDPARVRAKAYDIVLNGEELGGGSVRIHDVALQEKMFEVIGISKEDAWRRFSFLLEAFKFGPPPHAGLAYGLDRLIMFLAGTENIKDVIAFPKNQNAFCPMSEAPNIVDAAQLEELGIECKEK is encoded by the coding sequence ATGGGAGAATCTTTAAATGGATTAAAGCGAACCATTATGTGCGGTGAACTTAGAGAAAACCATATTGGAAATAAAGTTGTAGTTATGGGCTGGGTTCAAAGAAAGAGAAATCTTGGAGGATTAGTATTTGTAGATTTAAGAGATAGAGAAGGAATACTCCAGGTGGTTTTCGGAGAAGAGATAAATAAAGATGCTTTTTTAAAGGCAGATTTGGTTAAATCAGAATATTGTATAGCAGTTTCTGGAGATGTTGTAAAACGTGAATCACCAAATCCTCATATGCCAACAGGAATGGTGGAATTAAGGGGAGAAAATATTAAAATATTATCAGAAAGTGAAACTCCACCTATTTACATAAAAGAAAATCTTGATGCTGCTGAAAATATAAGACTTAAATATAGATATCTTGATCTTAGAAGACCTGATATGCAGAGGATTTTTAAGATAAGACATAAAACTACAAAAGTTATAAGAGATTTTATGGATGAGGAAGGTTTCCTTGAGATGGAAACACCAGTACTTACAAAAAGTACACCTGAGGGTGCAAGAGATTATTTAGTACCAAGTAGAAATTTTAACGGTAAATTTTATGCGCTTCCTCAGTCACCACAGCTTTTTAAACAGCTTCTTATGGTATCAGGCTATGATAAGTACTTCCAAATAGCAAAATGCTTTAGAGATGAAGATTTAAGAGCTAATAGGCAGCCTGAATTTACACAAGTCGATATGGAATTGTCTTTTGTTGAGGAAGATGACGTAATGGCTCTCAATGAAAAACTTATCAAAAAGGTTTTTAAAGAAATAGCTGGAGTTGATGTAAAACTTCCAATTGAGAGAATGACGTGGAAAACTGCTATGGAAAAGTACGGATCAGATAAACCAGATTTAAGATTTGGCATGGAAATTAATGATATAAGTGAAGAATTAAAAAATAGTGAGTTTAAAGTGTTTAGCGGAGCTATAAAGGATGGTGGAAGCGTAAGAGCTATTAAAGCACCAAATTCAGCTAATATGCCTAGAAAAAAGATAGATAAATTAGGTGAGTTTGTAAAGACATATAAGGCAAAGGGTTTGGCATGGATCGCACTTAAGGAAGATGGAGTAAAATCTCCTATTGCTAAGTTCTTAAAAGAAGAAGAGTTAAATGCAATAATTGATAAGGTTCAAGGTAAAACAGGAGACCTTATACTTATAGTTGCAGATAAAGATTCAGTAGTATTTCAAGCACTAGGAGCACTTAGAGTAGAGCTTGCGAAGGAGCTTGAGTTATTAAAGGATAATAAAGAATTTAGATTTGTATGGGTTACTGAATTCCCACTTCTATCTTATAATGAAGAAGAAGGTAGATTCCAAGCAGAACATCATCCATTCACAATGCCAATGGACGAAGATATTCAGTATCTTGATTCCGATCCTGCAAGGGTTAGAGCTAAGGCATATGATATTGTATTAAATGGAGAGGAACTTGGAGGAGGAAGCGTTAGAATTCATGATGTTGCACTCCAGGAAAAAATGTTTGAGGTAATAGGTATTTCAAAGGAAGATGCATGGAGAAGATTTAGTTTCCTTCTTGAGGCGTTTAAATTTGGACCACCACCACATGCGGGACTTGCATATGGTCTTGATAGACTTATAATGTTCCTTGCAGGCACAGAGAATATAAAGGATGTAATAGCATTCCCTAAAAATCAGAATGCATTCTGCCCAATGTCAGAAGCACCTAATATTGTAGATGCAGCTCAACTTGAAGAGCTTGGCATAGAATGCAAGGAAAAATAA
- a CDS encoding threonine/serine exporter family protein — translation MILNFIYAFIACAAFSILFNIKGKRIFIASLGGGLGWLIYILCIHYNVSITSSNFIAAMVVSIYCEIMARASKTPVIVYSVSGIIPLVPGNGMYNTMYETITGNLSKASEWGFKTLMYAGSIAVAIILVSSLARLIKMKRSSSALEH, via the coding sequence ATGATATTAAACTTTATATACGCATTTATAGCATGTGCAGCATTTTCAATTTTATTTAATATAAAAGGCAAAAGAATATTTATAGCATCTTTAGGCGGCGGATTAGGTTGGCTTATATACATATTGTGCATTCATTATAATGTTTCCATAACTTCTTCTAACTTTATAGCTGCTATGGTAGTTTCTATATACTGTGAAATAATGGCAAGAGCCTCAAAAACTCCTGTAATTGTGTATTCTGTCTCTGGTATCATTCCATTAGTACCTGGAAACGGAATGTACAACACTATGTATGAAACTATAACCGGAAATCTTTCAAAAGCATCAGAATGGGGTTTTAAAACCTTAATGTATGCAGGTTCCATTGCTGTTGCTATCATTTTAGTTTCTTCACTTGCTAGACTAATAAAGATGAAGAGAAGTAGCAGTGCTTTGGAACATTAA
- the secF gene encoding protein translocase subunit SecF has protein sequence MLKIIKHTKVWFGISLTIIFLGIAFMVYRGATTGKPLQFGIDFVGGYSMDIKIDKSFNKSDIQKIVDKYTKDSTITTANNDTEVEIKSSTMTDSESSKIFKEVQKKYNLKSKALASQEKIGGTIGSELLKKAILALIVAHVLMLLYVAWRFEFKFGAAAMISLFHDILITLAFYAIFAIPVNSAFIAGMLTIIGYSINDTIVVFDRIRENSRKHRKMSSEEIADFSINETMTRSIYTVLTVLIAVASVHIFVPSVREFTEPLLVGITSGCYSSIFIASPLWVIFKKRADKKKLQMKAAAQK, from the coding sequence ATGCTTAAGATTATTAAACACACTAAAGTTTGGTTTGGAATATCACTTACTATAATATTCTTAGGAATTGCCTTTATGGTATATAGAGGTGCTACTACAGGAAAACCATTGCAGTTTGGTATTGATTTTGTTGGTGGATATTCTATGGATATAAAAATAGATAAATCCTTTAATAAAAGTGACATTCAAAAAATAGTAGATAAATATACAAAGGATAGTACTATAACTACAGCTAACAATGATACTGAAGTTGAAATAAAGAGCAGTACTATGACAGATAGTGAATCTAGTAAAATATTTAAAGAAGTACAAAAAAAATATAATTTAAAATCAAAAGCTTTAGCTTCTCAGGAAAAAATAGGTGGAACTATAGGAAGCGAACTTTTGAAAAAAGCTATACTTGCACTTATAGTTGCGCATGTTCTCATGCTTTTATATGTAGCATGGAGATTTGAATTTAAATTTGGTGCAGCAGCTATGATATCATTATTTCATGATATACTCATAACACTTGCATTTTATGCTATTTTTGCAATTCCAGTAAATTCAGCATTTATAGCTGGTATGCTTACAATTATAGGTTATTCTATAAATGATACTATAGTTGTATTTGATAGAATAAGAGAAAATAGTAGAAAGCATAGGAAGATGAGTTCAGAGGAAATTGCTGATTTTAGTATAAATGAAACTATGACGAGATCTATATATACAGTACTTACAGTTTTGATAGCTGTAGCTTCAGTACATATTTTTGTTCCGTCTGTAAGGGAATTTACTGAACCATTGCTTGTAGGTATAACTTCTGGATGCTATTCTTCAATATTTATAGCAAGTCCTTTATGGGTTATATTCAAAAAGCGAGCTGACAAAAAAAAGCTTCAAATGAAAGCAGCAGCTCAAAAATAA
- a CDS encoding adenine phosphoribosyltransferase — protein sequence MNLKESIRVIEGFPKEGISFKDITTLIQDKNSYKCCIDEIGDYLKDKNIDLIVAPEARGFIFGAPIAYKIGAGFVPVRKKGKLPCETVSVSYALEYGEDSLEMHKDSIKPGQRVAIVDDLLATGGTINSVAKLVEKLGGTVVSACFVIELTDLNGKEKLGEYDTMSLVKYNV from the coding sequence ATGAATCTGAAGGAAAGTATAAGAGTTATAGAGGGATTTCCAAAAGAAGGAATAAGCTTCAAAGATATTACAACACTTATTCAAGATAAAAATTCATATAAATGTTGTATAGATGAGATTGGAGACTATCTTAAAGACAAAAATATAGATTTAATAGTTGCACCTGAAGCACGTGGATTTATATTCGGAGCACCAATTGCTTATAAAATAGGAGCAGGATTTGTACCAGTAAGAAAGAAAGGAAAACTTCCATGCGAGACTGTAAGTGTTTCATATGCACTTGAATATGGTGAGGATTCATTAGAGATGCATAAGGATTCTATTAAACCAGGTCAAAGAGTTGCTATAGTTGATGACCTTCTTGCAACTGGTGGAACTATAAATTCAGTGGCAAAACTTGTTGAAAAATTAGGTGGAACTGTAGTTAGCGCATGTTTTGTTATAGAACTTACAGACTTAAATGGCAAAGAAAAGCTTGGAGAATATGATACAATGTCTCTAGTTAAATATAATGTTTAA
- a CDS encoding RelA/SpoT family protein: MAELSDLLEKIDENCNNVDKDIVIKAYNFAYEAHKFQKRESGEPYISHPVDVACILAEMGMDTNTIVAGILHDVIEDTSFSYDDITRLFSGEVADLVSGVTKLDKITYKTKEEQQADNVRKMLLAMAKDIRVILIKLADRLHNMRTLKFKCERKQKEKAKETLDIYAPLAHRLGMSKIKWELEDLSFRYLKPKEYYELVDLISEKRVEREQYIKKIVEELKNNLEASGIESDIDGRPKHFYSIYRKMLNKSKSLDQIFDLTAVRILVNSIKECYAVLGIVHTMYKPIPGRFKDYIAMPKPNMYQSLHSTVIGPEGKPFEIQIRTYDMHKTAEYGIAAHWKYKEGIMENTQNAAQKTKNGNKDDIKLTWIREMLDWQRETPSAQEFMENFKIDLFSDEIFVFTPKGKVINLPYNATPVDFAYKIHTDVGNRCVGAKVNGKIVPLDYKLKTGEIIEILTTSLPKGPNINWLNSVTSNQAKSKIRSWFKKAKRDENISKGKELLEKEAKKQEFNFGEIAKGENLELVLKRYNMNSIDDLYASVGIGAVGASLILARFKDIFEKSKDHKPASNEEVLESVNKSNNRASTAKKIYKDEQPGVTVKGVSDILVRFAKCCTPVPGDPIIGYITKGRGVSIHRTDCTNVNNLIREDSSRIIEVKWGKSKNESYIAEVEIKAEDRQSLLADVVEVISYLGISIESINAKTSKGSMAYLNLKLKIQDVDHLGLLMKKLKRLPGIIDIYRTNS; encoded by the coding sequence ATGGCTGAATTATCAGATTTATTAGAAAAGATAGATGAAAATTGTAATAATGTAGATAAAGATATTGTCATTAAAGCATATAACTTTGCATATGAAGCTCATAAATTTCAAAAAAGGGAATCGGGAGAGCCGTATATAAGTCATCCTGTCGATGTTGCGTGCATTTTAGCAGAAATGGGCATGGATACTAATACTATAGTTGCGGGAATACTACATGATGTTATTGAGGATACAAGTTTTAGTTATGATGATATTACAAGATTATTCAGTGGGGAAGTTGCTGATTTAGTATCGGGAGTAACAAAACTTGACAAAATAACTTACAAAACAAAAGAAGAACAACAGGCTGATAATGTAAGAAAAATGCTTTTGGCAATGGCTAAAGATATAAGAGTTATTTTGATAAAACTTGCCGATAGACTTCATAATATGCGTACGCTTAAATTTAAATGTGAACGAAAGCAGAAGGAAAAGGCAAAGGAAACTCTCGATATATATGCTCCATTAGCGCATAGGCTTGGTATGTCTAAAATAAAATGGGAGCTTGAAGATCTTTCTTTTAGATATCTTAAGCCAAAAGAATACTACGAGCTTGTGGACTTAATATCTGAAAAGAGAGTTGAGAGAGAACAATACATAAAAAAAATAGTAGAAGAGCTTAAAAATAATCTTGAGGCATCTGGAATAGAATCAGATATAGATGGGAGACCAAAGCACTTTTACAGCATTTATAGAAAGATGTTAAACAAAAGTAAAAGCTTAGATCAAATTTTTGATTTAACGGCAGTGAGAATACTAGTAAATAGCATAAAGGAATGTTATGCAGTTCTTGGAATCGTACATACAATGTATAAACCTATACCGGGCAGATTTAAAGATTATATAGCAATGCCAAAACCTAATATGTACCAGTCACTTCATTCAACGGTAATTGGACCTGAAGGCAAACCATTTGAAATTCAAATAAGAACATATGATATGCACAAAACTGCAGAATATGGTATAGCTGCTCATTGGAAGTATAAGGAAGGAATAATGGAAAATACCCAAAATGCAGCGCAGAAAACCAAAAATGGGAATAAAGATGATATTAAACTTACATGGATAAGAGAAATGCTTGATTGGCAGAGGGAAACTCCTAGTGCGCAAGAATTTATGGAAAATTTTAAAATAGATTTGTTCTCTGATGAAATTTTTGTGTTTACACCTAAGGGAAAGGTTATAAATTTGCCATATAATGCGACACCAGTAGATTTTGCTTATAAGATACATACAGATGTAGGAAATAGATGTGTAGGTGCTAAGGTAAATGGAAAGATAGTTCCTCTTGATTATAAACTAAAAACAGGAGAAATAATTGAAATACTTACTACATCACTGCCTAAGGGGCCTAATATAAACTGGCTTAATTCAGTTACTAGCAATCAAGCTAAAAGTAAAATACGTTCATGGTTTAAAAAAGCTAAGAGAGATGAAAATATAAGCAAGGGCAAAGAACTTTTAGAAAAAGAAGCTAAAAAGCAGGAATTCAACTTTGGTGAGATTGCTAAGGGTGAAAATTTGGAATTGGTATTAAAAAGATATAATATGAATTCAATAGATGATTTATATGCTTCTGTAGGAATAGGTGCAGTTGGAGCATCTCTAATACTTGCAAGATTTAAAGATATTTTTGAAAAATCAAAAGACCATAAACCAGCTAGCAATGAAGAAGTTTTGGAAAGTGTAAATAAAAGCAATAATAGAGCAAGTACTGCTAAAAAGATTTATAAGGATGAACAGCCTGGAGTGACAGTAAAAGGAGTATCGGATATTTTAGTGAGGTTTGCAAAGTGCTGCACACCAGTTCCAGGAGATCCTATAATAGGATATATAACTAAAGGAAGAGGAGTCTCAATACACAGAACCGATTGTACAAATGTAAATAATCTTATAAGAGAAGATAGTTCTAGAATTATAGAAGTAAAATGGGGCAAAAGTAAAAATGAAAGCTATATTGCTGAGGTTGAAATTAAAGCTGAGGATAGACAGTCACTTCTTGCAGATGTTGTTGAGGTAATAAGTTACCTCGGAATATCAATAGAGTCTATTAATGCTAAAACATCCAAAGGTTCCATGGCATATTTGAATTTAAAACTTAAAATACAGGATGTAGACCATTTAGGACTACTTATGAAAAAACTAAAAAGGCTACCGGGCATTATAGATATATATAGAACTAATAGTTAA
- a CDS encoding threonine/serine exporter family protein: protein MSNEKIINLAAYAGKILLESGAETYRVEETINKICSAFDMKAADSFVTPTGLIISGTGNDDKIISIVKRVQVRTVNLEKISEVNNLSRLLQHETLSIEEVHSRLEKIDNNKIFPNWTHTLASALAAGFFTLIFGGTINDFGVSCLIGVLIRLSSTIISKLNMNDFFLNMFGGAVAALTALIFKRLGIVVYLDKTIIGSIMLLVPGLAITNAVRDTIAGDLVSGISRALEAFFMAVAIAAGTGIVFKVWINFFGGTGL from the coding sequence TTGTCTAACGAAAAAATTATAAATTTAGCAGCATATGCAGGTAAAATATTACTTGAAAGTGGTGCTGAAACATATAGAGTTGAAGAAACAATAAACAAAATTTGTTCAGCTTTTGATATGAAAGCCGCTGATAGTTTCGTAACCCCAACAGGTCTTATCATATCAGGTACAGGTAATGATGATAAAATAATTTCTATAGTAAAGAGGGTACAGGTAAGAACAGTAAATCTTGAAAAAATATCCGAAGTGAATAATCTTTCCAGACTTTTGCAGCATGAGACTCTTTCTATTGAGGAAGTACATAGTAGGCTAGAAAAAATTGATAATAATAAGATTTTTCCAAATTGGACTCATACTTTGGCCAGTGCCTTAGCAGCTGGATTTTTCACTCTTATTTTTGGAGGTACTATAAACGATTTTGGAGTTTCATGCCTTATAGGTGTATTAATTAGATTATCCTCAACCATAATTTCCAAGCTTAATATGAACGACTTTTTTCTCAATATGTTTGGAGGTGCGGTTGCAGCACTTACAGCACTTATTTTTAAGAGATTAGGAATTGTAGTCTATTTAGATAAGACCATCATAGGTTCTATAATGCTATTAGTACCCGGTCTTGCGATTACAAATGCTGTAAGAGATACCATAGCCGGAGATTTAGTGTCTGGAATTTCAAGAGCACTTGAAGCCTTTTTCATGGCAGTAGCTATAGCTGCTGGAACTGGTATAGTTTTTAAAGTATGGATTAACTTTTTTGGAGGTACAGGGTTATGA
- a CDS encoding metal-sensitive transcriptional regulator: MGENNEKNKKDLIVRLRKIEGQVKGIEKMIEADACCKNVLVQVAAVKAAVNKIGILMLQNYTKKCMKDEIKLDDLNDSKLDELISTITMFMK, translated from the coding sequence GTGGGAGAAAATAATGAAAAAAATAAAAAAGATCTGATTGTAAGACTCAGGAAGATAGAAGGACAGGTAAAAGGTATAGAAAAAATGATAGAAGCTGATGCCTGTTGTAAAAATGTACTTGTGCAGGTTGCTGCAGTTAAAGCGGCTGTAAATAAAATAGGGATACTAATGCTTCAGAATTATACAAAAAAGTGCATGAAAGATGAGATTAAATTAGACGATTTGAATGATTCTAAACTAGACGAACTAATTTCCACTATAACTATGTTTATGAAGTAA
- the dtd gene encoding D-aminoacyl-tRNA deacylase, with translation MRAVVQRVKKSSVKVDGKVVGQIDKGLNVLIGITEGDTLEDVEYLKNKIINLRIFEDENDKMNKSLKDINGELIVISQFTLYGDCRKGRRPSFVAALSGDKAEKIYEDFVSSCKEDIQNVQTGIFGAYMDVEIENDGPVTLLLDSKKVF, from the coding sequence ATGAGGGCAGTTGTACAAAGAGTGAAAAAGTCAAGTGTGAAAGTTGACGGAAAAGTAGTAGGACAAATAGATAAAGGCTTAAATGTGCTCATAGGAATTACAGAGGGAGATACCTTAGAAGATGTAGAGTATTTAAAAAATAAAATTATAAACTTAAGAATATTTGAGGATGAAAATGACAAGATGAATAAATCCTTAAAAGATATCAATGGAGAGCTCATAGTAATTTCACAGTTTACATTGTATGGAGACTGTAGGAAAGGTAGGCGCCCAAGTTTTGTAGCAGCTCTTTCAGGAGATAAAGCAGAAAAGATATATGAGGATTTCGTATCTTCATGTAAAGAGGACATACAGAATGTTCAAACTGGAATATTTGGAGCCTATATGGATGTTGAGATAGAAAATGATGGGCCTGTAACGTTGCTGCTTGATAGTAAAAAAGTATTTTAG
- a CDS encoding coproporphyrinogen III oxidase: MTKVKINDEAYSYAVYHMTILFFKKVEMVDSESWDYRIEIGSNNTQIFSQDGSLQNYEFDDRIKFNDNVKMAVFKYFSHLTGRKLPWGTLIGIRPSKIASKLIEENKSDEEIIDYYRIHNCTDEKKARLCIEVSKNERNFIKDDKKAVSIYLGMPFCPTRCLYCSFISDTIDHCKKYVDDYLNAMIYDIKATSEYIKNKGLNISCVYFGGGTPTSVNNNQFELIMKNVYEAFIKGNSVKEFTVEGGRPDSITEEKLNTMKKYGVHRISINPQTMNDDTMKVIGRHHTVQDVVDKFYMARKVGFSNINMDIIIGLPGENVDKIKNTCSEILKLKPESLTIHGLALKRGSKLFEDILEEKEVKLPDDSEINDMFEIAHDAARKLNMSPYYMYRQKNMLGNMENIGYSIKGRECVYNMIMIEDSEPIIAVGCHGVSKIIFKDTNRIERYANLKDVREYIKRIKEKVNGKIDFLETLYRE, translated from the coding sequence ATGACAAAAGTAAAAATAAATGATGAAGCGTATTCGTATGCTGTTTATCATATGACCATTTTGTTTTTTAAAAAAGTAGAAATGGTTGATTCGGAAAGTTGGGACTATAGGATAGAAATTGGTTCTAATAATACTCAAATTTTTTCACAGGATGGCAGCCTACAAAATTATGAGTTTGATGATAGGATAAAATTTAATGATAATGTTAAGATGGCTGTATTTAAATATTTTTCTCATCTTACAGGTAGAAAATTGCCATGGGGTACTTTAATAGGTATAAGGCCTAGCAAAATAGCCAGTAAGTTAATAGAAGAAAATAAAAGTGATGAAGAAATAATAGATTATTATAGGATTCATAACTGTACAGATGAAAAAAAGGCAAGATTATGTATAGAAGTTAGTAAAAATGAAAGAAATTTTATAAAGGATGATAAAAAGGCAGTAAGCATTTATCTTGGGATGCCATTTTGTCCTACAAGGTGCTTATACTGCTCATTTATTTCAGATACTATAGATCATTGTAAAAAGTACGTAGATGATTATCTTAATGCTATGATTTATGATATTAAGGCAACTTCGGAATACATAAAAAATAAAGGACTTAATATAAGCTGTGTTTACTTTGGTGGAGGGACACCTACATCAGTAAATAATAATCAATTTGAACTCATAATGAAAAATGTGTATGAGGCATTCATAAAAGGTAATTCTGTAAAAGAGTTTACGGTAGAAGGCGGAAGGCCAGACAGTATAACAGAAGAAAAATTAAATACAATGAAAAAGTATGGAGTTCATAGGATAAGTATAAATCCACAGACCATGAATGATGATACCATGAAGGTTATAGGAAGGCATCATACTGTTCAGGATGTAGTTGACAAGTTCTATATGGCAAGAAAAGTTGGATTTTCAAATATAAATATGGACATAATAATAGGGCTTCCAGGGGAAAATGTAGATAAGATTAAAAATACCTGCAGCGAAATTTTAAAATTAAAGCCTGAAAGTTTAACTATCCATGGTTTAGCTTTAAAAAGAGGTTCAAAATTATTTGAAGATATTTTAGAGGAGAAGGAAGTAAAATTACCGGATGATAGTGAAATAAATGATATGTTTGAAATAGCTCATGATGCAGCGAGAAAGCTTAATATGAGTCCATATTATATGTATAGACAGAAGAATATGTTAGGCAACATGGAGAATATAGGATACTCTATAAAAGGCAGAGAATGTGTATACAATATGATAATGATAGAAGACAGCGAACCTATAATTGCAGTGGGCTGTCATGGTGTTTCAAAGATAATATTTAAAGATACTAACAGAATAGAAAGATATGCTAATTTAAAAGATGTAAGGGAGTACATAAAAAGAATTAAGGAAAAAGTAAATGGAAAAATAGATTTTTTAGAAACATTGTATAGAGAATAA
- a CDS encoding MBL fold metallo-hydrolase yields the protein MKISIIPAGMYMTNCYIIVDEKTNDSIIIDPGDAPNKILKAFKDTNSNLKFILLTHGHADHTAAVSELIKEYDIDVYMNEKDVKLINNGEYMFGKKEENANKYVNDNDELQFGSLKVKCIETPGHTPGGMCYLIDNFLFSGDTLFNNSVGRTDLPGGDFNALVDSVKKLIKLDDSTIVYPGHGGETTIEHEKMSNPFI from the coding sequence ATGAAAATAAGTATAATTCCTGCTGGTATGTATATGACAAATTGCTATATAATTGTTGATGAAAAGACAAATGATAGTATAATTATAGATCCAGGTGATGCTCCTAATAAAATTTTAAAGGCTTTTAAGGATACAAACTCCAATCTTAAATTCATATTACTGACCCATGGCCATGCAGATCATACAGCTGCTGTGTCAGAATTAATAAAAGAGTATGATATAGATGTTTATATGAATGAAAAAGATGTTAAGCTTATAAATAATGGAGAATACATGTTTGGAAAAAAAGAAGAGAACGCAAACAAATATGTAAATGATAATGATGAGCTTCAATTTGGAAGTTTAAAAGTAAAATGCATAGAAACTCCTGGCCATACTCCAGGTGGTATGTGCTATTTAATAGATAATTTCCTTTTCTCTGGTGATACTCTTTTTAATAATTCGGTTGGAAGAACGGATCTTCCTGGTGGAGATTTCAATGCACTTGTGGATTCTGTTAAGAAACTCATTAAATTGGATGACAGTACTATTGTATATCCTGGACATGGAGGAGAAACAACTATAGAACACGAAAAGATGAGTAATCCATTTATCTAA